GATTTCCATTACAGGCTCGCCATGCGCCTGTATTCGGGAACAATCCGGCAGGCGGGAACGGAAGAGAGGGTTGCCGTACAAAAGGAAATGGAGCGTCCTGCCATAAAATTGGAAACGGTACCTCCGGCACAAGCGGTGGAAACTCCGACGGAGAAACCGCAATCCGCAGAGGAAAAGCCGGAGATAGAACCTCGTCCGAAATATTCCGCCGGAGTGCAGCTCACGTTGCTCGACCTCTGGGGCATGACGGAAGAGGTCAGCCAGCCTAAAACCGCCAAAAAGAAAAAAACGGCGAAAAAGGAAAGCCCGGCAAGGCGCGTTACGCCCAAGTCGCAGGTGCAGACCACACAGAATGTTACGGCTGTGCCGACGGCTTCCACCCCTAAGAATGTTACGGAAAACAAAGAGGCGAAAGCGGACAGTGCCGCCAAGCCTGCCGACCCGGACGACATCTATGCAAAGCTGGACTGGGAAACCAATCCTCCCATCAACGGCTTCTACGAGATGATGATGGGACTCACGCCGGAGCGCAGGAAGGAACTTCGGGAGCTGGCAAGGCAGCATAATGAGAAACAGGAAAACAGAACGGTTGCGACGGTCACGCCGGAAGTACCACGTGAACACCCCCGGCAGGAGAAAACACAGCCGGAGGTTGCCGCCACACCTGCCGCTACCGCTGCTCCACCGGAAGCGGTGGCGACTTCCCTTTTTCCCGACATCGAACCGGAAAAGCCGAAGGAGGAAGTCGTGGACCTTACGCCGCGTGCCTACCACCGCACGCCGGAGATGCACCTGCGCGAAGGGTCGTTAGTGACAGATTGGGGACGTCATAACATCGGCTATCTGAAGGACATCACACCATACGGGGCTACATTCCAGCCGCTCGACCTGAAAGGCTACCAGAAGGAGAAGGCGTTACAGTATGTTTTACTCCGTGACGCCTACGAGCGGCTGTACCGCTATGAATCGAACCTGCACGAAGCAAATGTCCAGTGGCGTGAGCATCTGAACACCTGTTACGATGAGTTCGTCATGCGTTACGGCAACCTCAACGCCAAGCAGAACGTGAAGCTGGTGATAATGGACGCGGGCGGGCGTGACATCCTTTCGCTGGAACGGGTGAAGAACGGAAAGTTTGTCAAGGCGGACATCTTCGAGCGTCCCGTTTCCTTCGCGGTGGAGAGCCATGCCAACGTAGGCTCTCCTGAAGAAGCACTGTCCGCGTCGCTCAACAAGTTCGGCACGGTCGATCTCGACTATATGCGGGAGATAACCGACAGCACGGCGGAGGAGTTGCTCACAGCCCTGCAAGGACGTATCTATTACAATCCGCTCGTGACCGGTTACGAGATCAAAGACCGTTTCATAGCCGGAAACGTGATAGAGAAGGCGGAACGCATAGAGGCTTGGATTGGTGACAATCCCGAAAATGAGCGTATGCCTGAAGTGAAACAGGCGTTGGAAGCCTTGAAAGACGCCGAACCGCCGCGCATCGCCTTCGAAGACCTTGATTTCAACTTCGGGGAACGATGGATTCCGACGGGTGTCTATGCCGCCTACATGAGCCGTCTGTTCGACACGGAGGTGAAAATCGCCTACTCCGCAAGCATGGACGAGTTTTCGGTGGCGTGCAGCCACAAGAACTTCAAGATATGGGACGAGTTCTGCGTGAAGGGCTATTACCGCAGTTATGACGGTATGCACCTCCTGAAACATGCCCTGCACAACACCTGCCCCGACATGATGAAGTCCATCGGCAAGGACGAGCATGGCAACGACATCAAGGTGCGCGACAGCGAGGGAATACAACTCGCCAACGCCAAGATTGACGAGATACGAAACGGTTTCTCCGAATGGCTCGAAGAGCAGTCGCCGCAGTTCAAGGAACGGCTGACGACGATGTATAACCGCAAGTTCAACTGTTTCGTACGCCCGAAGTATGACGGCTCGCACCAGACTTTCCCCGACCTCAATCTGAAAGGGCTGGCAAGCCGGGGCATCAGGAGCGTCTATCCCTCGCAGATGGATTGCGTCTGGATGCTCAAGCAGAACGGCGGCGGAATTTGCGACCACGAGGTTGGAACCGGCAAGACGCTGATAATGTGTATTGCAGCGCATGAAATGAAACGTCTGAACCTGGCGCACAAGCCGATGATTATCGGGTTGAAAGCCAATGTCGCGGAGATTGCTGCCACCTATCAGGCGGCATATCCCAATGCGCGTATTCTGTACGCTTCGGAAAAGGACTTTTCGACCGCCAACCGCGTGCGTTTCTTCAACAACATCAAGAACAACGACTACGATTGTGTCATCATGTCGCACGACCAGTTCGGCAAAATACCGCAGTCGCCGGAGTTGCAGCAACGCATCCTGCAAGCGGAACTTGACACGGTGGAGGAAAACCTCGAAGTGCTGCGCCAGCAGGGAAAGAACGTGTCGCGGGCGATGCTGAAAGGTCTGGAGAAGCGCAAGCACAACCTTGAAGCGAAGCTGGAGAAGGTGGAACACGCCATAAAGTCACGCACGGACGACGTGGTGGATTTCAAACAGATGGGCATCGACCACATCTTCATTGATGAATCGCACCAGTTCAAAAACTTGACGTTCAACACGCGCCATGACCGTGTGGCGGGGCTGGGAAACAGCGAGGGAAGCCAGAAGGCACTTAACATGCTCTTTGCCATACGCACCATACAGGAGCGCACAGGAAAAGACTTGGGTGCGACCTTCCTCTCCGGCACGACTATCAGCAACTCACTGACTGAATTGTACCTGCTGTTCAAGTACCTGCGCCCGAAGGAGCTGGAACGGCAGGACATAAGGTGTTTTGACGCTTGGGCGGCGATATTTGCCAAGAAGACGACGGATTTTGAATTTAACGTGACGAACAATGTGGTCCAGAAGGAGCGTTTCCGCTACTTCATCAAAGTGCCGGAGCTTGCCGCCTTCTATAATGAAATCACGGACTACCGCACGGCGGAGGATGTGGGCGTTGACCGCCCTGCCAAGAACGAGATACTGCACCACATACCGCCAACGCCGGAACAGGAGGACTTCATACAGAAACTGATGCAGTTCGCAAAGACTGGCGATGCCACCCTGTTGGGCAGACTGCCGCTTTCGGAAACGGAGGAAAAGGCGAAGATGCTTATCGCCACGGACTATGCCCGCAAGATGGCACTCGACATGCGTATGATAGACCCGAATTATGAAGACCACCCCGACAACAAGGCGAGTCACTGTGCCAAGATGATTGCGGAGTATTACCAAAAATACGACGCGCAGAAGGGAACGCAGTTCGTATTCTCTGATTTGGGGACATACCAGCCGGGAGACGGGTGGAACGTCTATTCGGAAATCAAGCGCAAGTTGACGGAGGACTACGGCATACCGCCAAGCGAGGTGCGCTTCATTCAGGAGTGCAAGACCGACAAGGCTCGGAAGGCGGTGATAGACGCCATGAATGCCGGAACGGTGCGTGTGCTGTTCGGCTCCACCTCCATGCTCGGAACGGGTGTGAACGCACAGAAACGGTGTGTGGCTATCCATCACCTTGATACACCGTGGCGACCGTCCGACCTGCAACAGCGTGACGGACGCGGAGTTAGAGCCGGAAACGAAATTGCCAAGCATTTCGCCGGGAACAACGTGGACGTAATAATCTACGCGGTGGAGAAGTCACTGGACAGCTACAAGTTCAACCTCCTGCATTGCAAGCAGACTTTCATCAGCCAGCTTAAAAGCGGTGCGATGGGTGCACGTACCATCGACGAGGGGGCTATGGACGAAAAATCGGGCATGAACTTCTCGGAGTACATGGCGTTGCTATCCGGCAACACCGACCTGCTGGACAAGGCGAAACTGGAAAAACGTATCGCCTCGCTCGAAGGGGAACGCAAGTCTTTCAACAAGGGCAGGCGTGATTCGGAGTTCAAGCTGGAGTCAAAGACAGCCGAGTTGCGTAACAACACGGCTGTCATAGATGCCATGACGGAGGACTGGAACCGCTTCCTTTCGGTGGCGCAGACCGACAGGGAGGGCAACCGCCTTAATATAATAAAGGTGGACGGTGTGGATTCCACCGATGAGAAGGTTATCGGAAAGCGTTTGCAGGAGATAGCGAAAAACGCCACTACGGGCGGGCTTTACACACAGGTCGGAGAACTTTACGGTTTTCCGATAAAGGTGGTGAGCGAGAGGATACTCAAAGAGGGATTGGAGTTTACCGACAACCGCTTCGTGGTAGAGGGGAACTACAAGTACACCTATAACAACGGACATCTGGCAATGGCTGACCCGTTGGCCGCCGCCCGCAATTTCCTCAACGCTTTGGAGCGCATCCCCTCCATCATCGACCAGTACAAGACTAAGAATGAAGTGCTGGAACGTGAGATACCGCAGTTGCAGGAGATAGCGGGCAAGGTGTGGAAGAAGGAGGAAGAACTGAAACAATTGAAGTCTGAACTTGCCGCACTTGACCGAAAAATACAACTGGAACTTGCGCCGCCCACGCCCGAAGTCGCCGAAAAGGAGAACGAAGGGCAACAGGTCAAGCCGGAAGCGGAAGATGTGCGGAACAGGCAGGCGCAATATTCCGAAAATGCACCGCCGCAGATACGCAATCCATCGGAAAGTATTATCCCCAATCACACCATAACTGGGCATCCGGGGCTGTATGCCAAGGAGGAAACCCGGTTCAAAGGATTGAAAATATAACCTTAGGAATTTTATCTGAAGTATTAATAGGGGCTATCCCAAAAGGTCTAAAAGTAAATTTTATCCTCTCTGCAAGTATCTGTAGGATGGTAACTGCATTTTTTCTTTTTGGGCAGCCCTTATTAAAATTTATTCTTATTTTAGGTTATATACATTCATGTCCATTTATGTAAAAAATTCCTGCTGACCTTGTTTATGTCTTGTCAGTCACCATTTGCAAAACCATATTTGACCCTCAAAGAGGCTGAATTTGATAAGCAACTTGCTACATACTCATAAAAGGAGCTAAATAGAACACGAATGGGAAATACTCAAATGCCAAACTAAAGAAGATATTGGCCAAAATAAACGCTATACCGAGAGAGAAACTTGATTTTTCAACTTCCTAAAACGGTGTTGTTCAAACATTTCTACTTATTTGTACTTACCAGTTGAACCTACGCTTCCCTAATAAAATGTCTATGGTAAAAAGTTAAAAAATCCTCCCACTTTTGTTAGATATATTTTTTTTCTTAATTTTGTAATCGTTATGCGGCAGTAATAATATACATATTAATACGAGTTAGTAATCCTGTAGTTCTCACATGCTACGAGGAGGTATTAAAAGGTGCGTTTCGACAACGCATCTAATGTAGTATATTATTGCTTAATCCAAATGAATATTATAAATTTAGGAATTCTTGCTCACATTGATGCAGGAAAAACTTCCGTAACCGAGAATCTGCTGTTTGCCAGTGGAGCAACGGAAAAGTGCGGCCGTGTGGATAATGGTGACACCATAACAGACTCTATGGATATAGAGAAACGTAGAGGAATTACTGTCCGGGCTTCTACGACATCTATTATCTGGAACGGGGTGAAATGCAATATCATTGACACTCCGGGACACATGGATTTTATTGCGGAAGTGGAGCGGACATTCAAAATGCTTGATGGAGCAGTCCTCATCTTATCCGCAAAGGAAGGCATACAAGCGCAGACAAAGTTGCTGTTCAATACTTTACAGAAGCTGCAAATCCCGACAATTATATTTATCAATAAGATTGACCGTGCCGGTGTGAATTTGGAGCGTTTGTATCTGGATATAAAAACAAATCTGTCGCAAGATGTCCTGTGTATGCAAACTGTTGTCGATGGATCGGTTTATCCAGTTTGCTCCCAAACATATATAAAGGAAGAATACAAAGAATTTGTATGCGACCATGACGACAACATATTGGAACGATATTTGGCGGATAGCGAAATTCCACCGACTGATTATTGGAATACGATAATCGCTCTTGTGGCAAAAGCCAAAGTCTATCCGGTGCTACATGGATCAGCAATGTTCAATATCGGCATCAATGAGTTGATGGACGCCATCACTTCTTTTATACTTCCTCCGGCATCAGTCTCAGACAGACTTTCAGCTTATCTCTATAAGATAGAGCATGACCCCAAAGGACATAAAAGAAGTTTTCTAAAAATAATTGACGGAAGTCTGAGACTTAGAGACGTTGTAAGAATCAACGATTCGGAAAAATCCATCAAGATTAAAAATCTGAAAACTATTTATCAGGGCAGAGAGATAAATGTTGATGAAGTGGGTGCCAATGATATCGCGATTGTAGAGGATATGGAAGATTTTCGAATCGGAGATTATTTAGGTGCTGAGCCTTGTTTGATTCAAGGATTATCTCATCAGCATCCCGCTCTCAAATCCTCCGTCCGGCCAGACAAGCCCGAAGAGAGGAGCAAGGTTATATCCGCTCTGAATACATTGTGGATTGAAGACCCGTCTTTGTCCTTTTCCATAAACTCATATAGCGATGAATTGGAAATCTCGTTATATGGTTTGACCCAAAAGGAAATCATACAGACATTGCTGGAAGAACGGTTTTCCGTCAAGATCCATTTTGATGAGATCAAGACTATCTACAAAGAACGACCTGTAAAAAAGGTCAATAAGATTATTCAGATCGAAGTGCCACCCAACCCTTATTGGGCCACAATAGGGCTGACTCTTGAACCCTTGCCGTTAGGGACAGGGTTGCAGATCGAAAGTGACATCTCCTATGGTTATCTGAACCATTCTTTTCAAAATGCCGTTTTTGAAGGAATCCGTATGTCTTGCCAATCAGGATTACATGGATGGGAAGTGACAGATCTGAAAGTGACTTTTACTCAAGCCGAATATTATAGCCCGGTAAGTACACCTGCTGATTTCAGGCAGCTGACCCCTTATGTCTTCAGGCTGGCTTTGCAACAGTCAGGTGTGGACATTCTCGAACCGATGCTATATTTTGAGTTGCAGATACCCCAGGAGGCAAGTTCCAAAGCTATTACAGATTTGCAAAAAATGATGTCTGAGATTGAAGACATCAGTTGCAATAATGAGTGGTGTCATATTAAAGGGAAAGTTCCATTAAATACAAGTAAAGACTATGCCTCAGAAATAAGTTCATACACTAAGGGCTTAGGCATTTTTATGGTTAAGCCATGCGGGTATCAAATAACAAAAGGCGGTTATTCTGATAATATCCGCATGAACGAAAACGATAAACTTTTATTCATGTTTCAAAAAACAATGTCATCAAAATAATGGAGCGGTCAGGAAATTTCTATAAGGCAATACGGTTGGGATATATACTTATCTCCATTCTTATCGGATGTATGGCATATAATAGCCTCTATGAATGGCAGGAGATAGAAGCATTAGAACTTGGCAATAAAAAAATAGACGAGCTCCGAAAAGAAATAAACAATATCAATATTCAAATGATAAAATTTTCTCTATTGGGTGAAACGATACTGGAATGGAACGATAAAGATATCGAGCATTACCATGCACGGCGTATGGCAATGGACAGTATGCTCTGCCGTTTCAAGGTCACCTATCCAGCAGAGCGCATCGATAGTGTGCGCAGTCTTTTAGAGGATAAGGAACGACAGATGTTCCAGATAGTCCGGTTAATGGATGAACAACAATCTATTAACAAGAAGATAGCCAATCAAATTCCGGTTATTGTGCAGAAAAGTGTGCAGGAACAGTCCAAAAAGCCAAAACGAAAAGGTTTCTTGAGCATCTTCGGCAAAAAAGAGGGAACGAAGCCAACGACAACAACGACTACGCTCCGTTCATCCAATAGAAACATGGTCAACGAACAGAAAGCGCAGAGCCGTCGATTGTCAGAACAAGCCGATAGTCTTGCTGCCCGTAATGCAGAACTTAACAGACAACTGCAAGGATTGATTTGCCAAATCGAAAAGAAGGTACAATCTGATTTACAAAATAGAGAAAGCGAGATAACAGCCATGCGTAAAAAATCATTTATGCAGATAGGCGGCTTGATGGGATTTGTTCTTTTGCTGTTGGTCATTTCCTATATCATCATACACCGTGATGCAAAGAACATTAAACGATACAAACGCAAGACAACGGATTTGATCGAGCAATTGGAACAGTCCATGCAACAAAATGAGGTACTCATAACCTCCCGAAAGAAAGCGGTACATACTATTACCCATGAGTTGCGTACACCACTGACGGCAATAACCGGCTATACCGAACTTTTGCGGAAAGAATGCAATAGCGGTAATAATGGGCAATATATCCAAAATATACTGCAATCCTCCGACCGTATGCGGGATATGCTCAACACTTTGCTTGACTTCTTCCGCCTGGACAACGGCAAGGAACAGCCCCGTCTGTCACCCTGCCGGATTTCTGCAATCACGCACACACTTGAAACGGAGTTCATGCCTGTTGCCGTGAACAAAGGGCTGTCCTTGTCCGTGAAGACTGGACACGATGCCATTGTATTGACCGACAAAGAGCGAATAATACAAATCGGGAATAACCTGCTGTCAAACGCTGTCAAGTTCACAGAAGAAGGCGGTGTTTCTTTGATTACTGAATATGATAATGGAGTTCTGACACTGGTCGTTGAAGATACAGGTACAGGCATGACAGAAGAGGAACAGAAACAAGCGTTCGGTGCGTTTGAACGTCTATCAAATGCCGCCGCAAAGGAGGGTTTCGGGCTTGGGCTTGCCATAATGCGTAATATTGTGTCGATGCTTGGCGGAACAATCCGTTTGGACAGCAAGAAAGGGAAAGGCAGTCGTTTCACAGTTGAAATTTCTATGCAGGAAGCTGAAGAACAGCTTGGATATACAAGCGATACACCTGTTTATCATAACAATAAATTCCATGATGTTGTCGCTATTGACAATGATGAGGTATTACTTCTGATGCTGAAAGAGATGTATTCCCAAGAAGGAATACACTGCGACACTTGCACCGATGCTGCGGCACTGATGGAAATGATACGCCAGAAAGAATACAGCCTGTTGCTGACAGACTTGAATATGCCCGGTATAAACGGTTTCGAATTGCTGGAACTGTTGCGTTCGTCCAACGTGGGCAATTCACCAACAATCCCGGTGGTTGTGGCAACCGCTTCGGGCAGTTGTAACAAAGGGGAACTATTGGCAAAAGGCTTTGCCGGATGCCTGTTCAAGCCGTTCTCCATATCGGAACTGATGGAAGTTTCCGACAAATGTGCCATAAAAGCGACACCGGACGGAGAACCTGATTTTTCAGCCTTGCTGTCTTACGGCAATGAAGCCGTCATGCTGGATAAGTTGATGACGGAAA
The Phocaeicola salanitronis DSM 18170 genome window above contains:
- a CDS encoding hybrid sensor histidine kinase/response regulator: MERSGNFYKAIRLGYILISILIGCMAYNSLYEWQEIEALELGNKKIDELRKEINNINIQMIKFSLLGETILEWNDKDIEHYHARRMAMDSMLCRFKVTYPAERIDSVRSLLEDKERQMFQIVRLMDEQQSINKKIANQIPVIVQKSVQEQSKKPKRKGFLSIFGKKEGTKPTTTTTTLRSSNRNMVNEQKAQSRRLSEQADSLAARNAELNRQLQGLICQIEKKVQSDLQNRESEITAMRKKSFMQIGGLMGFVLLLLVISYIIIHRDAKNIKRYKRKTTDLIEQLEQSMQQNEVLITSRKKAVHTITHELRTPLTAITGYTELLRKECNSGNNGQYIQNILQSSDRMRDMLNTLLDFFRLDNGKEQPRLSPCRISAITHTLETEFMPVAVNKGLSLSVKTGHDAIVLTDKERIIQIGNNLLSNAVKFTEEGGVSLITEYDNGVLTLVVEDTGTGMTEEEQKQAFGAFERLSNAAAKEGFGLGLAIMRNIVSMLGGTIRLDSKKGKGSRFTVEISMQEAEEQLGYTSDTPVYHNNKFHDVVAIDNDEVLLLMLKEMYSQEGIHCDTCTDAAALMEMIRQKEYSLLLTDLNMPGINGFELLELLRSSNVGNSPTIPVVVATASGSCNKGELLAKGFAGCLFKPFSISELMEVSDKCAIKATPDGEPDFSALLSYGNEAVMLDKLMTETEKEMQAVQDAAIEKDLQKLDSLTHHLRSSWEVLRADQPLRELYGLLHGDTLPDGEALSRAVTAVLEKGAEIIRLAEKERRKYEDG
- the tet(Q) gene encoding tetracycline resistance ribosomal protection protein Tet(Q) yields the protein MNIINLGILAHIDAGKTSVTENLLFASGATEKCGRVDNGDTITDSMDIEKRRGITVRASTTSIIWNGVKCNIIDTPGHMDFIAEVERTFKMLDGAVLILSAKEGIQAQTKLLFNTLQKLQIPTIIFINKIDRAGVNLERLYLDIKTNLSQDVLCMQTVVDGSVYPVCSQTYIKEEYKEFVCDHDDNILERYLADSEIPPTDYWNTIIALVAKAKVYPVLHGSAMFNIGINELMDAITSFILPPASVSDRLSAYLYKIEHDPKGHKRSFLKIIDGSLRLRDVVRINDSEKSIKIKNLKTIYQGREINVDEVGANDIAIVEDMEDFRIGDYLGAEPCLIQGLSHQHPALKSSVRPDKPEERSKVISALNTLWIEDPSLSFSINSYSDELEISLYGLTQKEIIQTLLEERFSVKIHFDEIKTIYKERPVKKVNKIIQIEVPPNPYWATIGLTLEPLPLGTGLQIESDISYGYLNHSFQNAVFEGIRMSCQSGLHGWEVTDLKVTFTQAEYYSPVSTPADFRQLTPYVFRLALQQSGVDILEPMLYFELQIPQEASSKAITDLQKMMSEIEDISCNNEWCHIKGKVPLNTSKDYASEISSYTKGLGIFMVKPCGYQITKGGYSDNIRMNENDKLLFMFQKTMSSK
- a CDS encoding N-6 DNA methylase, which produces MAFNRKQKLRDNIEAIRTAFILDREQRTATTEERAILQRYCGFGGLKCILNPAKELTDAVRWAKSDLELFAPTVELHRLIRENSNDETEYKRFVDSLKASVLTAFYTPKEITDTLADVLADYSVRPTRMLEPSAGVGVFVDSVLRHSPGADVMAFEKDLLTGTILRHLYPDKKTRTCGFEKIERPFNNYFDLAMSNIPFGDIAVFDAEFEKSGSFGRRSAQKAIHNYFFLKGLDAVRNGGIVAFITSQGVLNSSKTSVRNELFSQANLVSAIRLPNNLFTDNAGTEVGSDLIVLQKNLSKKEMSQDERLMTVIQTDTKTDLTDNAYFIHHPERIVHTTAKLDTDPYGKPAMVYLHEGKTAGIAGDLRRMLDEDFHYRLAMRLYSGTIRQAGTEERVAVQKEMERPAIKLETVPPAQAVETPTEKPQSAEEKPEIEPRPKYSAGVQLTLLDLWGMTEEVSQPKTAKKKKTAKKESPARRVTPKSQVQTTQNVTAVPTASTPKNVTENKEAKADSAAKPADPDDIYAKLDWETNPPINGFYEMMMGLTPERRKELRELARQHNEKQENRTVATVTPEVPREHPRQEKTQPEVAATPAATAAPPEAVATSLFPDIEPEKPKEEVVDLTPRAYHRTPEMHLREGSLVTDWGRHNIGYLKDITPYGATFQPLDLKGYQKEKALQYVLLRDAYERLYRYESNLHEANVQWREHLNTCYDEFVMRYGNLNAKQNVKLVIMDAGGRDILSLERVKNGKFVKADIFERPVSFAVESHANVGSPEEALSASLNKFGTVDLDYMREITDSTAEELLTALQGRIYYNPLVTGYEIKDRFIAGNVIEKAERIEAWIGDNPENERMPEVKQALEALKDAEPPRIAFEDLDFNFGERWIPTGVYAAYMSRLFDTEVKIAYSASMDEFSVACSHKNFKIWDEFCVKGYYRSYDGMHLLKHALHNTCPDMMKSIGKDEHGNDIKVRDSEGIQLANAKIDEIRNGFSEWLEEQSPQFKERLTTMYNRKFNCFVRPKYDGSHQTFPDLNLKGLASRGIRSVYPSQMDCVWMLKQNGGGICDHEVGTGKTLIMCIAAHEMKRLNLAHKPMIIGLKANVAEIAATYQAAYPNARILYASEKDFSTANRVRFFNNIKNNDYDCVIMSHDQFGKIPQSPELQQRILQAELDTVEENLEVLRQQGKNVSRAMLKGLEKRKHNLEAKLEKVEHAIKSRTDDVVDFKQMGIDHIFIDESHQFKNLTFNTRHDRVAGLGNSEGSQKALNMLFAIRTIQERTGKDLGATFLSGTTISNSLTELYLLFKYLRPKELERQDIRCFDAWAAIFAKKTTDFEFNVTNNVVQKERFRYFIKVPELAAFYNEITDYRTAEDVGVDRPAKNEILHHIPPTPEQEDFIQKLMQFAKTGDATLLGRLPLSETEEKAKMLIATDYARKMALDMRMIDPNYEDHPDNKASHCAKMIAEYYQKYDAQKGTQFVFSDLGTYQPGDGWNVYSEIKRKLTEDYGIPPSEVRFIQECKTDKARKAVIDAMNAGTVRVLFGSTSMLGTGVNAQKRCVAIHHLDTPWRPSDLQQRDGRGVRAGNEIAKHFAGNNVDVIIYAVEKSLDSYKFNLLHCKQTFISQLKSGAMGARTIDEGAMDEKSGMNFSEYMALLSGNTDLLDKAKLEKRIASLEGERKSFNKGRRDSEFKLESKTAELRNNTAVIDAMTEDWNRFLSVAQTDREGNRLNIIKVDGVDSTDEKVIGKRLQEIAKNATTGGLYTQVGELYGFPIKVVSERILKEGLEFTDNRFVVEGNYKYTYNNGHLAMADPLAAARNFLNALERIPSIIDQYKTKNEVLEREIPQLQEIAGKVWKKEEELKQLKSELAALDRKIQLELAPPTPEVAEKENEGQQVKPEAEDVRNRQAQYSENAPPQIRNPSESIIPNHTITGHPGLYAKEETRFKGLKI